A genomic stretch from Bradyrhizobium sp. 195 includes:
- the cysG gene encoding siroheme synthase CysG — protein sequence MRFLPVFLDLKAGPVVLIGAGELLRAKLRVLAAAGARIRVHAIGGNQDLGLSSEDAARIEIAAGDPLTTDLSGVIAIVCAGAGDVGVAMSARAKALGLPVNVMDDLEHSSFIFPAIVDRGDVVVAVGTGGTSPVVARRVREKIEALLPARIGELAEFIGGCRKAINERIAEFPLRRRFWERVIDGPIGAAVLAGRKAEADAALKAIADPAEFARADKPEGSVALVGAGPGDPDLLTIKALRALQDADIVFHDELVSPEILDRIRRDTTRVPVGRRVGKPGIGQDAINKRMIEAAQAGQRVVRLKGGDPFVFGRGGEEVEALRAAGVAYSIIPGITAGLGGAADFEVPLTYRHEATRITFLTAHKARDAEVVDWSTLADTKMTVVVYMGMTAAPAIRAGLFAAGRSPETPVGVFARVTRPDAKGAIGTLRDLPELVRRTQGGPAILIIGDVVRHAGSLRRHSPKQIISDLLDAAE from the coding sequence ATGCGGTTCTTGCCGGTGTTTCTCGATCTCAAGGCCGGTCCGGTGGTCCTCATCGGCGCGGGCGAGCTTTTGCGCGCCAAGTTGCGCGTGCTCGCGGCGGCCGGCGCGCGCATCCGCGTGCATGCGATCGGCGGCAATCAGGATCTGGGGCTCAGCTCTGAGGACGCAGCCCGCATCGAAATCGCGGCCGGCGATCCGCTCACCACCGATCTCTCGGGTGTCATCGCCATCGTCTGCGCGGGAGCAGGCGACGTCGGCGTTGCGATGTCGGCGCGGGCCAAGGCGCTCGGCCTGCCCGTCAACGTCATGGACGACCTCGAGCATTCCAGCTTCATCTTCCCGGCAATCGTCGATCGCGGCGATGTCGTGGTCGCAGTCGGTACCGGCGGCACCTCGCCGGTGGTGGCGCGACGCGTGCGCGAAAAGATCGAGGCGCTGCTTCCGGCGCGCATCGGCGAGCTCGCCGAATTCATCGGCGGCTGCCGCAAAGCCATCAATGAGCGCATCGCCGAGTTTCCGCTGCGCCGCCGGTTCTGGGAGCGGGTGATCGACGGCCCGATCGGCGCCGCCGTGCTCGCCGGCCGCAAGGCCGAGGCGGATGCGGCGCTTAAGGCGATTGCCGATCCCGCCGAATTCGCGCGCGCAGACAAGCCGGAAGGCTCGGTCGCGCTGGTCGGCGCCGGCCCCGGCGACCCCGACCTTCTCACCATCAAGGCGCTGCGCGCATTGCAGGACGCCGACATCGTCTTCCATGACGAATTGGTCTCCCCCGAAATTCTCGATCGCATCCGCCGCGATACCACGCGCGTTCCCGTCGGCCGCCGCGTCGGCAAGCCCGGCATCGGCCAGGACGCCATCAACAAGCGCATGATCGAGGCCGCGCAAGCCGGGCAGCGCGTGGTGCGGCTGAAAGGCGGCGATCCCTTCGTGTTCGGTCGTGGCGGCGAAGAGGTGGAAGCCTTGCGCGCCGCCGGCGTCGCCTATTCGATCATTCCCGGCATCACCGCAGGCCTCGGCGGCGCGGCCGATTTCGAGGTGCCGCTCACTTATCGTCACGAAGCGACCCGCATCACCTTCCTCACGGCGCACAAGGCACGCGATGCGGAAGTCGTGGACTGGTCGACATTGGCCGACACCAAGATGACCGTTGTGGTCTACATGGGCATGACCGCAGCGCCCGCGATACGCGCCGGCCTGTTTGCCGCCGGCCGTTCGCCGGAGACGCCGGTGGGCGTGTTCGCCCGCGTCACGCGTCCCGACGCGAAAGGCGCGATCGGCACGCTGCGCGACCTGCCCGAACTCGTGCGGCGGACCCAAGGCGGTCCCGCCATACTCATCATCGGCGACGTGGTCCGGCATGCCGGCTCGCTTCGCCGCCACTCTCCAAAGCAAATCATCTCTGACCTCCTGGATGCAGCCGAATGA
- a CDS encoding DUF2849 domain-containing protein — protein sequence MTSPLEQKKIKIAGPSIVTANRTWDGIVVYRTAAKSWSADLSEAAIVRNSDEAKALLAESVADDVGAIGPYIAPVQVGADGKIEPGNLREQIRRTGVTIGQSAQA from the coding sequence ATGACCTCCCCGCTTGAACAGAAGAAGATCAAGATCGCCGGCCCCTCGATCGTGACCGCCAACCGGACCTGGGACGGCATCGTGGTGTATCGCACCGCCGCCAAGAGCTGGTCTGCGGACCTGTCGGAAGCTGCGATCGTGCGCAACTCCGACGAGGCCAAGGCGTTGCTTGCGGAGTCCGTCGCCGATGACGTCGGCGCGATCGGACCCTATATCGCCCCGGTGCAGGTCGGCGCGGACGGCAAGATCGAACCCGGCAATCTGCGCGAACAGATCCGCCGCACCGGTGTGACCATCGGAC